The nucleotide window GACGACGAAGAGGGCGAGCCCGACGAACAGCAGCCACACGTTGCCGGTGTTCACGAGCGGGAACAGGGCGAACACCGTGATGAGGAACACGATCCACCCGATGATGTACGTGTTCCGCCTGCCGATGCGGTCCGAGACGACGCCGGCGAGCCAGGTGAAGCCGAGCCAGACGAGTGCGGAGGCGGTGACCGCCAAGAGCACCGGCGTGGTCTCCATGCCGACGTGGCCGCCGTCGGCGACCGGGGTCGTCGCGTAGTTCTGGATGTACCCGCCGGTGGTCATGTAGCCGGCGGCGTTGTTGCCGGCGAAGGTGAGGGCGGCGAGGATGACGAGCAGCCAGTGCTTCTTGAAGAGCTGCACGATCGGCACCTTCGTCTGCTCCTTCTTCGCGGCCAGTTCGGCGAAGACGGGGCTTTCCTCGACGCTGCGGCGCACGACGAAGCCGACGACGACGAGCACGACGCTCAGCAGGAACGGCACGCGCCAGCCCCATTCGAGGAAGGCGGCGCCGGGCGAGATGACGCCCGTCATGAGGGCGAGCACGCCCGAGGCGAGGAGGAGGCCGATGGGCACGCCCATCTGCGGGAACGCGCCGTAGCGGCCGCGCTTGCCGTCGGGGGCGTGCTCGACGGCCATGAGCACGGCGCCGCCCCATTCGCCGCCGGTCGACAGCCCCTGCAGGATGCGGAGCAGGACGAGCAGCACGGGGGCGAGCATGCCGACCTGCTCGTAGGTGGGCAGCACGCCGATGAGGGTCGTGGCCGCGCCCATCAGGATGAGCGTGAGCACGAGCATGGCCCGGCGGCCGAGCTTGTCGCCGAAGTGGCCGGCGAGGAAGGCGCCGAGGGGTCGGAACAGGAAGCTCACCCCGATGGTCGCGAACGAGAGGATCGTCGCGAACTCGGGCCCGGCGGGCTGGAAGAAGAGCGTGTTGAACACGAGGCCGGCGGCGCTCGCGTAGAGGAAGAAGTCGTACCACTCGATCGTGGTGCCGATGACGGTGGCGAAGGCGACGCGGCGCAGTTCGCGCTGTTTGGCGGGGCTCGTGCCGGGGGTGGATGCTGCGGTGGTGCTCATTGCGGGCGACTCCTCTGTCGGGAAACCGCTTGGGTGTTGCCCGGCCTCGCGAGGGGACCGGTCCAGCGCCGCGGGTCGACGCTGACCGGGCAATCATATACGAAACCGGATACCAGGATCCTGAGCGCGGCTCGGGTTGCATATTGCATGCGCCCAGCGTGCGATCGTATACGATTCGAGGGACCCGACAACGAAGTGGAGCATCCGTGGATCCATCCCGCATCACCGCCATCGCCGACGAACTCTTCGAAGCCGACCGCACGAGATCCATCGTGCCGCTGCTGACCGCCCGCAACCCCGACATGACCGTCGAGGACGCCTACGCCGTGCAGAAGCTCTGGGCCGAACGCCGCACGGATGCCGGCGCCCGCCTCGTCGGCCGCAAGATCGGCCTCACCTCCAAGGTGATGCAGGTCGCCACCGGCATCACCGAACCCGACTACGGCGTGATCTTCGACGACATGGTCATCGAGTCGGGCGCGAGCGTCGAGT belongs to Agromyces archimandritae and includes:
- a CDS encoding MFS transporter — protein: MSTTAASTPGTSPAKQRELRRVAFATVIGTTIEWYDFFLYASAAGLVFNTLFFQPAGPEFATILSFATIGVSFLFRPLGAFLAGHFGDKLGRRAMLVLTLILMGAATTLIGVLPTYEQVGMLAPVLLVLLRILQGLSTGGEWGGAVLMAVEHAPDGKRGRYGAFPQMGVPIGLLLASGVLALMTGVISPGAAFLEWGWRVPFLLSVVLVVVGFVVRRSVEESPVFAELAAKKEQTKVPIVQLFKKHWLLVILAALTFAGNNAAGYMTTGGYIQNYATTPVADGGHVGMETTPVLLAVTASALVWLGFTWLAGVVSDRIGRRNTYIIGWIVFLITVFALFPLVNTGNVWLLFVGLALFVVGNGFTYGQQAAYFAELFPASIRYSGVSITYAIGAILGGAFAPMISAWLVQTTGSSTSVAFYIAGVMVVAFIATLLLKDRTGIPLGADHEDEQAESAVYGVK